The following are encoded together in the Syngnathus scovelli strain Florida chromosome 12, RoL_Ssco_1.2, whole genome shotgun sequence genome:
- the si:ch211-223p8.8 gene encoding dual specificity protein phosphatase 13A family protein produces the protein MSVVSAVKRDTEDSRKDKEREDCTEGQFSTEISLQQLVEILHAAPRSCRHGDEVWPNLYLGDMSMSHDKFELWKLGITHVLNASHGKLCCKGNDDFYGTTVKYYGVPANDLPTFDLSPFFYPAAAFIHQALTSGGRILVHCAVGVSRSATLVLAYLMIHHHLDLLSAIKCVQQKRWIFPNRGFLQQLRHLQQTLQRKAKTVP, from the exons ATGAGCGTTGTTTCAGCAGTGAAACGTGACACTGAAGACTCCAGGAAGGATAAGGAGAGAGAAGATTGCACGGAGGGTCAGTTTTCAACAGAGATTTCTCTCCAGCAACTGGTGGAAATTTTACATGCAGCGCCTCGCTCATGTCGTCATGGAGACGAGGTGTGGCCTAACCTCTATCTGGGAGATAT GTCCATGTCTCATGACAAATTTGAACTGTGGAAGTTGGGCATCACTCACGTGCTGAATGCATCACATGGTAAACTATGCTGCAAAGGCAACGACGACTTCTATGGAACCACAGTGAAATACTACGGTGTGCCAGCCAATGATCTACCCACTTTTGACCTTTCACCTTTCTTCTACCCCGCTGCTGCCTTCATCCACCAGGCTCTGACGTCAGGAG GACGGATTCTGGTGCACTGTGCTGTAGGTGTGAGTCGCTCAGCCACCTTGGTTCTTGCCTACCTGATGATTCACCATCACCTCGATCTCCTGTCCGCCATAAAGTGTGTGCAGCAGAAGCGCTGGATCTTTCCAAACAGAGGCTTCCTGCAGCAGCTTAGGCACCTCCAGCAAACCCTGCAAAGAAAAGCAAAGACGGTGccgtaa
- the LOC125978391 gene encoding sphingomyelin synthase-related protein 1 isoform X1, whose amino-acid sequence MAPESCVSSWSYKQVAHWLQEKGFADYVDLLCDHHRLDGPSLLALTEADLRGPPLSLTVLGDIKRLAISLRQLQRQNQGQLEELGLQQSDSLPLRPTAAAEWRCDRGDFSGNGVELRQRNGARAEYGSGATLCHTHSNGRCQQHQAGRLDPEVWKTILSVIYVFFVFGFTSFVMVIVHERVPDMRTYPPLPDIFLDSVPRIPWAFAMAETCGLILCSMLMFILLLHKHRSILIRRLCSLMGTVFLLRCCTMFVTSLSVPGHHLKCASKTYDDSMEKIKRALTIWVGFGMTLTGVQTCGDYMFSGHTVVITLLNFFVTEYTPRTWNLIHTISWVLNLFGIFFILAAHEHYSIDVFIAFYITTRLFLYYHTLANTRAYQQSRRARIWFPMFSFFECNVNGPVPNQYDWPFSKPAFIKTQIG is encoded by the exons ATGGCACCAGAGAGCTGTGTGAGTTCTTGGAGCTACAAGCAGGTAGCCCACTGGTTGCAGGAGAAAGGATTCGCCGACTATGTGGATCTGCTCTGCGATCACCACCGCCTGGACGGGCCCAGTCTTCTGGCTCTGACTGAGGCCGACCTACGCGGGCCTCCTCTGAGCCTCACTGTGCTGGGGGACATCAAGAGGCTGGCCATATCCCTTCGCCAGCTCCAAAGACAGAACCAAGGCCAGCTGGAAGAGCTGGGTCTCCAGCAGAGTGACAGTCTCCCACTGCGGCCTACCGCGGCTGCCGAGTGGCGATGCGACAGAGGCGACTTCTCTGGGAATGGCGTTGAGCTCCGACAGAGGAATGGCGCTCGAGCCGAATACGGCTCCGGAGCGACGCTGTGTCACACACACTCCAATGGAAGATGTCAGCAACACCAAGCCGGAAGGCTTGACCCGGAAGTGTGGAAGACCATCTTGAGTGTCATTTATGTCTTTTTCGTGTTTGGCTTTACTTCCTTTGTTATGGTCATCGTACACGAGCGTGTACCAGACATGAGGACATATCCCCCGCTTCCTGACATCTTCTTGGACAG TGTTCCGAGAATCCCTTGGGCTTTTGCAATGGCTGAAACCTGTGGCCTCATCTTGTGCTCCATGCTAATGTTTATCCTGTTGCTTCATAAACACAG GTCGATCCTCATTAGGCGGCTGTGTTCTCTCATGGGCACTGTGTTTTTACTTCGCTGCTGCACCATGTTTGTCACCTCGCTCTCCGTGCCTGGCCATCACCTCAAGTGTGCCAGCAAG ACGTATGATGATTCGATGGAAAAGATAAAGAGGGCGCTGACAATCTGGGTCGGATTCGGTATGACTCTCACAGGCGTCCAAACGTGTGGAGACTACATGTTCAGTGGACACACGGTCGTCATTACCTTGCTCAACTTTTTTGTGACAGAAT acACTCCAAGAACATGGAATTTAATTCACACCATCTCCTGGGTGTTGAACCTCTTTGGGATTTTCTTCATCCTGGCAGCGCACGAACACTACTCCATCGACGTCTTCATCGCCTTCTACATCACCACGCGTCTTTTCCTTTATTACCACACATTGGCCAACACTCGCGCTTATCAGCAGAGCCGGAGGGCTCGGATTTGGTTCCCCATGTTCTCTTTCTTTGAGTGCAATGTGAACGGGCCCGTCCCCAACCAGTACGACTGGCCCTTCAGCAAACCTGCTTTTATAAAGACGCAAATTGGGTAG
- the LOC125978388 gene encoding zinc finger protein 260-like isoform X1 encodes MFARATAKYMEEKDHCHQRLEALWLQPYVVLRRADISEAIRPKQQEPERTHIKGKDAGKELHHANEQMEQKFPCTIKEKEEPEWPCNKEVGEDIKKEEEDACNMLLAGVFLKSLDEGQHEVSKGAEPPSCRSSQQMTREGDGDHCGGSQAAPPSESHDMSSHASAAAAAAAESQIKNWQCSLCGFYFANRNNLKQHTTTKFSCSVCGQIFCLKRTLTKHSKTHTGRKAFSCSVCGKEFSVKGNLEDHTRTHTGEKPFSCSVCGQRFLWKTHLKMHTKFHTGEKSFSCSVCGQRFSVKASLKTHTRIHTGEKPFSCSVCGQRFLRKTNLKMHTKIHTGEKSFSCSVCGQRFSVKGSLKTHTRIHTGEKPFSCSVCGRGFSKKDHLKRHTRIHTGEKPFSCSVCGRGFSKKDHLKRHTRIHTGEKPFSCSLCGRTFSLNRYLEEHTRIHTGEKPFSCSVCGKIFSQQSILKIHARIHTGEKPFSCSVCGKRFSVKLNLRNHIRTHTGEKPFSCSVCEQRFTAKASLRIHARIHTDEKPFSCSVCGQAFSRRVSLIKHTGTHS; translated from the exons ATGTTTGCAAGGGCTACAGCAAAGTATATGGAAGAAAAGGACCATTGTCATCAACGACTGGAGGCTCTTTGGCTGCAGCCTTATGTTGTGTTACGCAGAGCAG acatcagtgaAGCTATTCGTCCTAAACAGCAAGAGCCAGAGCGCACTCACATTAAAGGGAAAGATGCGGGCAAAGAGCTTCATCACGCCAATGAACAAATGGAGCAGAAGTTTCCTTGCACCATAAAAGAGAAGGAAGAGCCAGAGTGGCCTTGTAATAAAGAGGTGGGAGAGGACattaaaaaggaggaggaggatgcctGCAACATGCTACTGGCTGGTGTCTTTTTGAAGAGTTTAGATGAGGGTCAacatgaggtgagcaaaggggcggagcctccaagctgccgctcaagtcaacaaatgaccagagaaggtgatggagaccactgtggaggATCACAAGCAGCTCCGCCATCAGAGAGTCATGATATGTCGTCAcatgcttctgctgctgctgctgctgctgctgagtcTCAAATCAAAAACTGGCAATGTTCTCTGTGTGGATTTTATTTTGCTAATAGAAACAATTTGAAACAACACACCACCACCaagttttcatgctcagtttgtggccaaatattctgTCTGAAGAGAACCTTAACAAAGCACTCAAAAACTCACACTGGCAGGAAAGCTTTTTCATGCTCGGTTTGTGGGAAAGAATTTTCAGTGAAGGGAAACTTGGAAGATCATACAAGAactcacactggcgagaaacctttttcatgctcagtttgtgggcaAAGATTTTTATGGAAGACacacttaaaaatgcacacaaaattccacactggcgagaaatctttttcatgctcagtttgtgggcaAAGATTTTCAGTGAAGGCATCCTTGAAaactcatacaagaatccacactggtgagaaacctttttcatgctcagtttgtgggcaAAGATTTTTACGGAAgacaaacttaaaaatgcacacaaaaatccacactggcgagaaatctttttcatgctcagtttgtgggcaAAGATTTTCAGTGAAGGGATCCTTGAAaactcatacaagaatccacactggtgagaaacctttttcatgctcagtttgtgggcgAGGATTTTCAAAGAAGGACcacttaaaaaggcacacaagaatccacactggtgagaaacctttttcatgctcagtttgtgggcgAGGATTTTCAAAGAAGGACcacttaaaaaggcacacaagaatccacactggtgagaaacctttttcatgctcacttTGTGGCCGAACATTCTCTCTGAATCGATACTTAGAagagcacacaagaatccacactggtgagaaacctttttcatgctcagtttgtgggaaaatattttcacagCAGTCAATCTTGAAAATTCatgcaagaatccacactggtgagaaacctttctcatgctcagtttgtgggaaAAGATTTTCAGTGAAGCTAAACTTAAGAAATCATATAAGAactcacactggtgagaaacctttctcatgctcagtttgtgagcAAAGATTTACAGCGAAGGCATCCTTGAGAATTCatgcaagaatccacactgatgagaaacctttttcatgctcagtttgtggtcaagcATTTTCTCGCAGGGTAAGCCTAATCAAGCACACAGGAACCCACTCCTAA
- the LOC125978392 gene encoding dual specificity phosphatase 29-like, protein MSSCTVKSRGKNPYTAFQVDPNSDYITPGTLDLEQLFWTGTSVQYAHFNQVWPNVFIGDEKTALERPGLKKLGITHVLNAAEGKYNNVLTGAEYYTGMNIQYFGVEADDKPTFDISQFFCPATQFISEALRQPQNKVLVHCVMGRSRSASLVLAYLMMEQGLTVVDSIEHVKQRRCVLPNHGFLKQLRALDITLQEQKLRLKQQMTEDQQS, encoded by the exons ATGTCCTCCTGTACGGTAAAATCAAGAGGAAAGAACCCCTACACAGCTTTTCAAGTGGACCCAAACAGTGATTACATCACACCCGGTACTCTAGATCTGGAGCAGCTTTTCTGGACCGGCACAAGCGTTCAATATGCACACTTCAATCAAGTCTGGCCCAATGTCTTCATTGGGGATGA AAAGACGGCTCTGGAGCGACCTGGTCTGAAGAAACTGGGTATCACGCATGTGTTGAATGCTGCAGAGGGGAAGTACAACAATGTGCTGACTGGCGCAGAGTACTACACAGGCATGAACATCCAATATTTTGGAGTGGAGGCGGACGACAAACCCACGTTTGACATCTCCCAGTTCTTCTGCCCGGCGACACAGTTCATCAGCGAGGCCCTGAGACAACCACAGA acAAGGTGCTGGTGCACTGCGTGATGGGTCGTAGCAGGTCAGCGTCACTGGTTTTGGCCTACCTGATGATGGAGCAAGGCTTAACTGTGGTGGACTCCATTGAGCATGTGAAACAACGCCGTTGCGTCCTGCCCAACCACGGTTTCCTCAAGCAGCtcagagctctggacatcacattGCAAGAACAGAAATTGAGACTTAAACAACAAATGACAGAAGATCAACAGTCTTAA
- the LOC125978388 gene encoding zinc finger protein OZF-like isoform X3 — translation MFARATAKYMEEKDHCHQRLEALWLQPYVVLRRADISEAIRPKQQEPERTHIKGKDAGKELHHANEQMEQKFPCTIKEKEEPEWPCNKEVGEDIKKEEEDACNMLLAGVFLKSLDEGQHEVSKGAEPPSCRSSQQMTREGDGDHCGGSQAAPPSESHDMSSHASAAAAAAAESQIKNWQCSLCGFYFANRNNLKQHTTTKFSCSVCGQIFCLKRTLTKHSKTHTGRKAFSCSVCGKEFSVKGNLEDHTRTHTGEKPFSCSVCGQRFLWKTHLKMHTKFHTGEKSFSCSVCGQRFSVKASLKTHTRIHTGEKPFSCSVCGQRFLRKTNLKMHTKIHTGEKSFSCSVCGQRFSVKGSLKTHTRIHTGEKPFSCSVCGRGFSKKDHLKRHTRIHTGEKPFSCSVCGRGFSKKDHLKRHTRIHTGEKPFSCSLCGRTFSLNRYLEEHTRIHTEL, via the exons ATGTTTGCAAGGGCTACAGCAAAGTATATGGAAGAAAAGGACCATTGTCATCAACGACTGGAGGCTCTTTGGCTGCAGCCTTATGTTGTGTTACGCAGAGCAG acatcagtgaAGCTATTCGTCCTAAACAGCAAGAGCCAGAGCGCACTCACATTAAAGGGAAAGATGCGGGCAAAGAGCTTCATCACGCCAATGAACAAATGGAGCAGAAGTTTCCTTGCACCATAAAAGAGAAGGAAGAGCCAGAGTGGCCTTGTAATAAAGAGGTGGGAGAGGACattaaaaaggaggaggaggatgcctGCAACATGCTACTGGCTGGTGTCTTTTTGAAGAGTTTAGATGAGGGTCAacatgaggtgagcaaaggggcggagcctccaagctgccgctcaagtcaacaaatgaccagagaaggtgatggagaccactgtggaggATCACAAGCAGCTCCGCCATCAGAGAGTCATGATATGTCGTCAcatgcttctgctgctgctgctgctgctgctgagtcTCAAATCAAAAACTGGCAATGTTCTCTGTGTGGATTTTATTTTGCTAATAGAAACAATTTGAAACAACACACCACCACCaagttttcatgctcagtttgtggccaaatattctgTCTGAAGAGAACCTTAACAAAGCACTCAAAAACTCACACTGGCAGGAAAGCTTTTTCATGCTCGGTTTGTGGGAAAGAATTTTCAGTGAAGGGAAACTTGGAAGATCATACAAGAactcacactggcgagaaacctttttcatgctcagtttgtgggcaAAGATTTTTATGGAAGACacacttaaaaatgcacacaaaattccacactggcgagaaatctttttcatgctcagtttgtgggcaAAGATTTTCAGTGAAGGCATCCTTGAAaactcatacaagaatccacactggtgagaaacctttttcatgctcagtttgtgggcaAAGATTTTTACGGAAgacaaacttaaaaatgcacacaaaaatccacactggcgagaaatctttttcatgctcagtttgtgggcaAAGATTTTCAGTGAAGGGATCCTTGAAaactcatacaagaatccacactggtgagaaacctttttcatgctcagtttgtgggcgAGGATTTTCAAAGAAGGACcacttaaaaaggcacacaagaatccacactggtgagaaacctttttcatgctcagtttgtgggcgAGGATTTTCAAAGAAGGACcacttaaaaaggcacacaagaatccacactggtgagaaacctttttcatgctcacttTGTGGCCGAACATTCTCTCTGAATCGATACTTAGAagagcacacaagaatccacactg agctctga
- the zgc:153981 gene encoding dual specificity protein phosphatase family protein — translation MSGHKEQPDLALIKQLELVLDSCTLELTAVDEVWPNLYIGNIAVAQNKKTLSKLGITHVLNAAHSKQGSIGDQRFYGDTCIYFGIPAEDSDHFDVSRYFKPAADFIHKVLKNNQGKVLVHCIMGVSRSATLALGYLMLCQRLSLHDALRHVVQKRAIYPNRNFLMLLHKLDEQLAFKRRLCPLL, via the exons ATGTCAGGGCACAAGGAGCAACCGGACTTGGCGCTCATTAAACAACTTGAACTCGTTCTGGATTCCTGCACACTGGAGCTCACTGCTGTGGATGAAGTGTGGCCAAACCTCTACATAGGAAACAT AGctgttgcacaaaataaaaagacCTTATCCAAGCTGGGCATCACTCACGTTCTGAACGCAGCTCACTCCAAGCAGGGAAGCATCGGGGACCAACGTTTCTATGGTGACACTTGCATTTACTTTGGCATACCAGCAGAAGACTCAGACCACTTTGATGTTAGCCGGTACTTCAAACCTGCAGCCGACTTCATCCACAAAGTCCTGAAGAACAACCAAG GGAAGGTTCTGGTACATTGCATTATGGGTGTAAGCCGCTCAGCAACCCTGGCGCTGGGCTACCTAATGCTGTGTCAGCGTCTCTCCCTCCACGATGCTCTGAGGCACGTCGTGCAAAAACGAGCCATTTATCCTAACCGGAACTTCCTGATGCTCCTCCACAAGCTGGATGAACAGTTGGCATTCAAAAGGAGGTTGTGTCCCCTCCTTTGA
- the LOC125978391 gene encoding sphingomyelin synthase-related protein 1 isoform X2 gives MAPESCVSSWSYKQVAHWLQEKGFADYVDLLCDHHRLDGPSLLALTEADLRGPPLSLTVLGDIKRLAISLRQLQRQNQGQLEELGLQQSDSLPLRPTAAAEWRCDRGDFSGNGVELRQRNGARAEYGSGATLCHTHSNGRCQQHQAGRLDPEVWKTILSVIYVFFVFGFTSFVMVIVHERVPDMRTYPPLPDIFLDRSILIRRLCSLMGTVFLLRCCTMFVTSLSVPGHHLKCASKTYDDSMEKIKRALTIWVGFGMTLTGVQTCGDYMFSGHTVVITLLNFFVTEYTPRTWNLIHTISWVLNLFGIFFILAAHEHYSIDVFIAFYITTRLFLYYHTLANTRAYQQSRRARIWFPMFSFFECNVNGPVPNQYDWPFSKPAFIKTQIG, from the exons ATGGCACCAGAGAGCTGTGTGAGTTCTTGGAGCTACAAGCAGGTAGCCCACTGGTTGCAGGAGAAAGGATTCGCCGACTATGTGGATCTGCTCTGCGATCACCACCGCCTGGACGGGCCCAGTCTTCTGGCTCTGACTGAGGCCGACCTACGCGGGCCTCCTCTGAGCCTCACTGTGCTGGGGGACATCAAGAGGCTGGCCATATCCCTTCGCCAGCTCCAAAGACAGAACCAAGGCCAGCTGGAAGAGCTGGGTCTCCAGCAGAGTGACAGTCTCCCACTGCGGCCTACCGCGGCTGCCGAGTGGCGATGCGACAGAGGCGACTTCTCTGGGAATGGCGTTGAGCTCCGACAGAGGAATGGCGCTCGAGCCGAATACGGCTCCGGAGCGACGCTGTGTCACACACACTCCAATGGAAGATGTCAGCAACACCAAGCCGGAAGGCTTGACCCGGAAGTGTGGAAGACCATCTTGAGTGTCATTTATGTCTTTTTCGTGTTTGGCTTTACTTCCTTTGTTATGGTCATCGTACACGAGCGTGTACCAGACATGAGGACATATCCCCCGCTTCCTGACATCTTCTTGGACAG GTCGATCCTCATTAGGCGGCTGTGTTCTCTCATGGGCACTGTGTTTTTACTTCGCTGCTGCACCATGTTTGTCACCTCGCTCTCCGTGCCTGGCCATCACCTCAAGTGTGCCAGCAAG ACGTATGATGATTCGATGGAAAAGATAAAGAGGGCGCTGACAATCTGGGTCGGATTCGGTATGACTCTCACAGGCGTCCAAACGTGTGGAGACTACATGTTCAGTGGACACACGGTCGTCATTACCTTGCTCAACTTTTTTGTGACAGAAT acACTCCAAGAACATGGAATTTAATTCACACCATCTCCTGGGTGTTGAACCTCTTTGGGATTTTCTTCATCCTGGCAGCGCACGAACACTACTCCATCGACGTCTTCATCGCCTTCTACATCACCACGCGTCTTTTCCTTTATTACCACACATTGGCCAACACTCGCGCTTATCAGCAGAGCCGGAGGGCTCGGATTTGGTTCCCCATGTTCTCTTTCTTTGAGTGCAATGTGAACGGGCCCGTCCCCAACCAGTACGACTGGCCCTTCAGCAAACCTGCTTTTATAAAGACGCAAATTGGGTAG
- the LOC125978388 gene encoding zinc finger protein 260-like isoform X2, with amino-acid sequence MFARATAKYMEEKDHCHQRLEALWLQPYVVLRRADISEAIRPKQQEPERTHIKGKDAGKELHHANEQMEQKFPCTIKEKEEPEWPCNKESLDEGQHEVSKGAEPPSCRSSQQMTREGDGDHCGGSQAAPPSESHDMSSHASAAAAAAAESQIKNWQCSLCGFYFANRNNLKQHTTTKFSCSVCGQIFCLKRTLTKHSKTHTGRKAFSCSVCGKEFSVKGNLEDHTRTHTGEKPFSCSVCGQRFLWKTHLKMHTKFHTGEKSFSCSVCGQRFSVKASLKTHTRIHTGEKPFSCSVCGQRFLRKTNLKMHTKIHTGEKSFSCSVCGQRFSVKGSLKTHTRIHTGEKPFSCSVCGRGFSKKDHLKRHTRIHTGEKPFSCSVCGRGFSKKDHLKRHTRIHTGEKPFSCSLCGRTFSLNRYLEEHTRIHTGEKPFSCSVCGKIFSQQSILKIHARIHTGEKPFSCSVCGKRFSVKLNLRNHIRTHTGEKPFSCSVCEQRFTAKASLRIHARIHTDEKPFSCSVCGQAFSRRVSLIKHTGTHS; translated from the exons ATGTTTGCAAGGGCTACAGCAAAGTATATGGAAGAAAAGGACCATTGTCATCAACGACTGGAGGCTCTTTGGCTGCAGCCTTATGTTGTGTTACGCAGAGCAG acatcagtgaAGCTATTCGTCCTAAACAGCAAGAGCCAGAGCGCACTCACATTAAAGGGAAAGATGCGGGCAAAGAGCTTCATCACGCCAATGAACAAATGGAGCAGAAGTTTCCTTGCACCATAAAAGAGAAGGAAGAGCCAGAGTGGCCTTGTAATAAAGAG AGTTTAGATGAGGGTCAacatgaggtgagcaaaggggcggagcctccaagctgccgctcaagtcaacaaatgaccagagaaggtgatggagaccactgtggaggATCACAAGCAGCTCCGCCATCAGAGAGTCATGATATGTCGTCAcatgcttctgctgctgctgctgctgctgctgagtcTCAAATCAAAAACTGGCAATGTTCTCTGTGTGGATTTTATTTTGCTAATAGAAACAATTTGAAACAACACACCACCACCaagttttcatgctcagtttgtggccaaatattctgTCTGAAGAGAACCTTAACAAAGCACTCAAAAACTCACACTGGCAGGAAAGCTTTTTCATGCTCGGTTTGTGGGAAAGAATTTTCAGTGAAGGGAAACTTGGAAGATCATACAAGAactcacactggcgagaaacctttttcatgctcagtttgtgggcaAAGATTTTTATGGAAGACacacttaaaaatgcacacaaaattccacactggcgagaaatctttttcatgctcagtttgtgggcaAAGATTTTCAGTGAAGGCATCCTTGAAaactcatacaagaatccacactggtgagaaacctttttcatgctcagtttgtgggcaAAGATTTTTACGGAAgacaaacttaaaaatgcacacaaaaatccacactggcgagaaatctttttcatgctcagtttgtgggcaAAGATTTTCAGTGAAGGGATCCTTGAAaactcatacaagaatccacactggtgagaaacctttttcatgctcagtttgtgggcgAGGATTTTCAAAGAAGGACcacttaaaaaggcacacaagaatccacactggtgagaaacctttttcatgctcagtttgtgggcgAGGATTTTCAAAGAAGGACcacttaaaaaggcacacaagaatccacactggtgagaaacctttttcatgctcacttTGTGGCCGAACATTCTCTCTGAATCGATACTTAGAagagcacacaagaatccacactggtgagaaacctttttcatgctcagtttgtgggaaaatattttcacagCAGTCAATCTTGAAAATTCatgcaagaatccacactggtgagaaacctttctcatgctcagtttgtgggaaAAGATTTTCAGTGAAGCTAAACTTAAGAAATCATATAAGAactcacactggtgagaaacctttctcatgctcagtttgtgagcAAAGATTTACAGCGAAGGCATCCTTGAGAATTCatgcaagaatccacactgatgagaaacctttttcatgctcagtttgtggtcaagcATTTTCTCGCAGGGTAAGCCTAATCAAGCACACAGGAACCCACTCCTAA